The following nucleotide sequence is from Chlorogloeopsis sp. ULAP01.
GGGCTGATCCCATCAAGCTTTTTCTCTACTTGTGCGTTTGCAGGTTGAGTACCTAATACAAAGATAGTTCCTAAAATTCCCCAATATGCACGTTGTCTTCGTTTCAAGGCTTTACTCCACACCAAAGTTTTATGAAATCAATACCAATTCAGCTGCACGCGATCACAATACGCTTGACTCTGAACTAGTTGTGTATGATAATCATTCTCACACACTCTAGACTATAAGTAAAAATGAAAAATTTAATCTAGAACACAACAAATTTAAATTTTTTTAAAATTTTCTGATAATTAACAACTAGGACATAAATCAGTTTTGATTATGATTGATTTATTAAAACAGTATTGTTAATTTAGCCAAATTTTTTTTACATTCAAAATCTTTTTTTAGGTAGCAAGGGCAAATAAAGATAATCATTCTTACAATACCAATTTAATAATAAAAGTCAAGCAGTCCAGTTTTTATTTATTAAATCAGTCTCTAATAAACCAAGTTACAAGTGAAATTTGAGTTCTGAATTAATTTATTAGATAAATTTCTTAAAATTAGACACTATGTCAAATTAATTAAAATTTATCTAACATTATTTTCTATCCAAAATATCCACATTAGTGGAGCAGCATACTATTTTATTTTGTACTCAATTTGAAACATTTTTTTATATTTGACAAAAACAAATATTAGATGATAAACATTATCATTATCAAGCAAATAACAGCTACAATACTAAATTTCCAACTCCATCTAGCTAATTAATCTGCTGCGTTAAAAAGTGTTTGAGTGAAAGTTTGACTTAATTAATTCTTAATTAGTTAAGAAATAGCAATTTTGGGGATAGAAAAATTTTCATAATCAAAAATCAGTATAGCAGCATGAAAAATGCTACTGGTAAACACGATGGAATTATCAAATGCAATTTGATGATTTTCGCAAAAACCTAATTTGTAAGCATGAACAGTTTTACTCCACAAAAATAATCAGGTCATGGAGTGGTATCAATGGATAACAACCTTTCTGAAAAATCAGTAGAGTTTTTGAGTTTGCTGGAAATTATCCGTTGGCGATCGCAAAAGCAACCGGAACAACAAGCCTATTGTTTTCTATTAGATGGAGAGGTTGAAGTCCAATCTTTAACTTATGGCGAACTAGACACTCAAGCTCAGAGTATTGCTGGCTTATTACAAGCTTGTGGAGTCAAAAAAGGAGAACGGATTTTACTACTATATCCACCAGGTTTAGAATTTATTACGGCATTTTTTGGGTGTTTATATGCAGGAGCGATGGCAATTCCGGCTTATCCACCGCGTCCAAACCAATCCTTGTCTCGACTGAGTGCGATCGCCACTGATGCAGATTCAACAGTTGCACTGACTACAACAACAGTCTTGTCACACTTACAGCAGCATCCAACATTCAAAACTCTGCGGTTGTTAACCACAGATAACATGATGGTTGATGACTGGTCAAATTCATGGCAACAGCCATCTATAGATAGAGACACCCTGGCCTTTTTACAATACACTTCCGGCTCTACAGGTACACCAAAAGGCGTAATGGTGAGTCATGGGAATTTGCTGCATAACGAACTTTTGATTAAACAGGCTATGCAGCACACAACAGAAACCATCTTTGTGGGTTGGCTACCACTGTTTCATGACATGGGTTTAGTGGGGAATATGCTCCAGCCTCTATATTTGGGGATATCTTGCATTCTCATGTCTCCAGTGGCATTTTTGCAAAAACCTGTACGCTGGCTACAAGCAATTTCTCAGTATCGCGCCACAACTAGCGGCGGCCCGAATTTTGCCTATGATTTGTGTGTGCGAAAAATTACAGCCGAACAACGAGCTAACTTAGATTTGAGTAGCTGGGAAGTCGCTTTTAACGGTGCGGAACCAATTCGTGCGGAAACACTAGAAAAATTTGCTGTCACCTTTGCCGAATGTGGCTTTCGCCGCGAAGCATTTTATCCCTGTTACGGGATGGCAGAAACCACATTGATTGTTTCTGGAGGCTGTAAAACAACTCCACCAATATTACAGTCAGTCCAATCAGAGGCTCTGGCGCAAAATCAGATAGTTCCAGCTAAAGCGGGAGAAATAGGCACACAGACATTGGTAGGTTGCGGTCAACCCTTAGAAGATTTGAAAATTGCTATTGTCGATCCCCAGACCTTGACTACTTGTAGCGATCGCCAAGTTGGTGAAATTTGGGTGGCGGGAGCGAGTGTGGCTCAAGGCTATTGGCATCAGCCAGAGCAAACAGAGTCCACCTTTAAAGCCTATACAAAAGACACCAAAGAAGGGCCGTTTCTGCGTACAGGGGACTTGGGATTTTTGCAGAATGGTGAATTATTCATCACTGGTCGTCTCAAGGATCTGATCGTCATTCGCGGCAGAAACTATTATCCCCAAGACATTGAAAATACAGTCCAGCAGAGCCATCCATCCCTAGAACTTCACGGTGGGGCAGCCTTTTCGGTTGATGTGGATGGGGAAGAAAGACTGGTAATTGCTCAAGAAGTCAAGCGCAGTCACCTCCGAAAAATGGATGTAGACGAGGTAATTGCAACAATCCGTGCGGCTGTCGCGGTCAATCATGAACTACAACTGTATGGGGTACTGTTGCTCAAACCGGGAAGCATTTTGAGAACTTCTAGTGGGAAGATTCAGCGTTATGCTTGTCGGGCGAAATTTTTAGCAGGAAGTTGGGAGACTATTACCAGTAGAATTTTAGAAGGCGAGACTGGTGTAAGTGTAGCAGACGAAATTATCTCAGAACAGCCACAGCTAATATCGTACCTGCAACAGCAAGTTGCTCAAATTCTGAAAATAGAGCAATTGCACATTCAACCACAACAGCCTTTAAGCACTTGCGGTATAGATTCTCTCATGGCCATTGAACTCCAGCACACCATCGAGACGAAATTCGGTGTAGTTTTGGCAGTTACAGACTTTTTGGCAGATGTAAGTATTAACCAATTAGCAACGGCAATACTCGACAAATTAAGCTCCCATTCAATTGACGAACCAGTACAAAAATCTCATTCGTCTGAGTATCCCCTCACTTACGGTCAGCAAGCTCTTTACTTTTTACAACAACTAGCACCAGAAAATTCTGCTTACAACATTGCTAGGGCGGCGCGGATTCATGGTGAGTTAAATATTGCCGCATTCCACCGAGCATGGCAAATTTTAGTTGCTCGTCATCCGGCTTTGCGTACAAGTTTCACAACTATTGATGGACAACCAAGACAAAGAGTTTGTCAGCAAGTAGAAGTTTGTTGGCAACAACAAGATGCGACAACATGGGATGAGACATACTTGAGCGATCGCTTACTAGAAATAGCATACCGTCCCTTCAATCTAGAGCAAGACCCTTTGATGCGGGTGAGTTTATTTGCTCGCTCACCTCAAGAACATATCTTGCTGCTAGTTGTTCACCACATCATTGCTGACTTTTGGAGTCTGACGATATTAGTAGATGAGTTGGGAAAACTTTACCAAGCCGAAATCAGCAATACACCCCTTACCCTCCCGCCTCGACCATGGCAATATGCTGACTATGTAAGCACTATAGCCAAAACGATCGCTAGTTCTCAAGGAGAAAAACTGCAAGCTTATTGGGAACAGCAACTAGCAGGAGAACTACCAGTGATGAATGTGCCTACTGACCGGATGCGGCCGCCCGTGCAAACCTATAGAGGTGATAGTGTAAGTTGGCAACTCAGTCAAGAACTAACAAATAAACTGCAAAACTTCAGCCAACAGCATCAAGCCACGCTGTATATGACTATGTTGGCAGTTTTTCAAGTCTTACTGTATCGCTATACAGGCCAAAAAGATTTATTAGTCGGTTCGCCAACTACAGGTAGAAGTCGGGCTGATTTTGCCTCCTTAGTAGGTTATTTTGTCAATCCGGTAGTATTGCGGGCAAATTTCGCTGATAATCCCACCTTTGAGCAGTTTTTACAACAAGTGCGATCGCTTGTTTTGGATGCGTTAACTTACCAAGATTATCCCTTTGCACGGTTAGTTGAGCAACTACAGCCCACACGCGATCCCAGTCGCTCACCCATATTTCAAGTGATGTTTGTCTTTCAGAAAGCACACTTGCTGAATAACGAAGGATTAGGGGGCTTTGCTTTAGGAGAAGGGGGCGCAAGATTAAAATTAGGGGAACTAGAGTTAGAATCTTTCGCACTGTCCAAGCGAATAGCTCAGTTTGACCTCACCTTGGCGATCGCGCAAGTCAATGGTGTGCTATCCACTTCTTGGGAATACAACGCAGATTTATTTGATGCAGCCACTATTACCCGCATGGCTGGGCATTTCCAGACATTACTAGAAAGTATCATTGTTGACCCTAGCCAGCCTGTAGGTATGCTGCCAATTTTGACTCAGCAAGAACAGCAGCAATTACTACTAGAGTGGAATGCTACTCAGAAAGATTACGACAGTATTTGTTTGCATCAGCAATTTGTCACCCAAGTCGAGAAGACACCGGATGCGGTAGCAGTGGTTTTTGAGCAAGAAGAAATTACTTACAAACAATTGAATCAACAGGCTAACCAATTAGCACATTATCTCCAAGGTTTGGGAGTCAAGCCAGAGGTGTTAGTTGGTGTTTACTTAGAGCGATCGCCCCAGATGGTAGTCAGTATTTTAGCGATTCTCAAAGCGGGAGGGGCGTATTTACCTCTAGATCCCAGCTATCCGCGAGAACGTCTGGCTTTTATGCTCCAAGATGCTCAAGTTGGGGTATTGTTGACCCAAGAGAAATTTTTAGCCATTTTACCCGAACATCAAGCAACGGTGGTTTGTCTGGATAAAGACAATGAAGTTTGGGCTAGTGAAAGTATTGTTAACCCAGTGAGCGAGGTAACAACTCACAACCTAGCTTATGTAATTTATACATCCGGCTCAACTGGCAGACCAAAGGGGGTAATGAACACCCATCGCGGAATTTGCAATCGCCTAACTTGGATGCAGGAAGCTTACCAATTGACCATAGTAGATAGAGTGTTACAAAAAACACCTTTTAGTTTTGATGTGTCGATTTGGGAGTTTTTCTGGCCTTTGACTACCGGGGCTTGTTTAGTGATGGCTCGACCAGGAGGGCATCAAGATAGTGCTTACTTAGTTAAATTAATACAAGAGCAGCAAATTACCACGATTCATTTTGTACCTTCAATGCTGCAAGTATTTTTAGCAGAACCCAGCGTTGAGGCGTGTAAATGCTTGCGGCGAGTGATTTGTAGCGGGGAAATATTACCTGTGCAACTGCAAGAGCAATTTTTTAGGCGCTTGGATGCAGAATTGCATAATTTGTATGGCCCCACAGAAGCCGCAATTGATGTCACATTTTGGAATTGCAATCGCCATTCTAGTAAAAACATTGTCCCCATAGGACGAGCGATCGCCAACACGCAAATCTATATACTAGATAAGCATTTACAACCAGTTCCTATTGGTGTTCCAGGCGAACTACACATTGGCGGAGTAGGTGTAGCTAGGGGTTATCTCAACCAACCAGAACTCACAGCCGAGAAATTCATTGTCAATCCTTTTAGTAGTGACTCAAACAATCGCTTGTACAAAACTGGTGACTTAGCACGCTACCATACAGACGGTAGTATTGAGTATCTAGGAAGACTGGATGACCAAGTTAAGCTGCGTGGTTTCCGCATTGAGTTGACAGAAATTGAGTCAGTCTTGACGCAACATCCATCTGTGCGGGAAGCCGTTGTTGTGATGCGGGAAACATCGGCTGTAAAACGCCAAGTTGTGCTGAATCCTCCAGAAAATAACTCAGAAATTACGGATTTACGAAACTTTCTCAAAGGGGAATTAACCGAGGAACTGCTAGTTGAATCAACAACAAAGCAACTCATCGCCTATTGCGTTTGTCGTCATCAACCTGCACCCAATACTACTGAATTACGCCGCTTCTTAGGTGAAAAACTACCCGATTATATGATTCCGGCGGCGTTCATCATGCTTGATGCACTTCCTGTCACACCAAATGGCAAATTAGATAAAAAATCTCTACCACATCCCAGTCAAGATAGACCTAATTTAGAAAAAGCTTTCGTCCCTCCTCACACTCTACATGAAAAGACATTGGCGCAAATCTGGAGCGAAGTTTTGGGAATTGAACAAGTAGGGATTCACGACAACTTCTTTGAGTTGGGAGGAGATTCTATCCGCAGTATTCAAGTTGTGGCGAAAGCCCAAGAAAGAGGGTTAAAGTTCTCTGTAGCGCAGGTTTTTCAACATCAAACTATCTACAAATTATTAACAGCAATTTCTCTGAATCAACCCAATATTTTATTAACAGAGAAAACCGCAACCTTTAGCCTAATATCCGCAGATGAAAGAGATAAACTACCCAATGATATAGAAGATGCTTATCCTTTAACCAGGGTTCAGACTGGCATCATTTTTCATAGCCAGTACAACTTGGAATCCTTGATGTATCATGATATTTTTCAATATTATATACGGGTTTATTTTGACTTAGATTTATTACAAATAGCGATACAAAAGCTTGTAATTCGCCATCCAATTTTGCGTACCTCTTTTGATTTGATTAACTTTGATGAGCCTCTGCAACTCGTTCATCAAAGTGCTTATATACCTGTGGTGGTAGAGGATTTGCGCTCATTATTACCAGCAGCACAAACACAGGCGATCGCATCTTGGATTGAAATTGAAAAACATCAGCGTTTTGACTTGTCTTGTCCACCATTGATGCGCCTGTATATTCATCGTTTGACAGATGAAACCTTCTGTCTCACTTTAAGTTGGCACAACTCAATTTTAGATGGCTGGAGTAATGCTTCTCTCTTAACAGAATTGTTACAGCGTTATCATGCTCTGTTGAATGGAGAAGAAAATCAGATAGAATCACCACCAACAATTTCCTATCGGGATTTTGTCGCTGTCGAAAGTCAGATTTTGCAATCTCCAGAATATCAAAACTATTGGCAGCAAAAATTACAAGGGTTAGTGATTAAGCAAATCCCTCGTTGGGATAAGACTAACTCAACAAAAAATGTTCAAGTTGGTGTGTTGGATGTACCGATTTCTCCTCAAGTTTCTCATGGACTCAAGCAACTAGCGCGACTCGCCGAAGTTCCTCTAAAAAATGTCTTGTTAGCTGCACATTTGAAAGTGATGAGTTTATTAATTGGCGATGAGGATGTGTTAACAGGATTAGAATCTAACAGTCGGTTAGAGGAAGCTGACGGAGAAAAAACTCTCGGAACTTTTATCAATACCATACCTCTACGGCTACAACTAAAAGCAGGAACTTGGATTGACTTAGTACAGCAAGCTTTTGCAGCCGAACAAGAGTTATTACCCTACAGACACTATCCCTATTCAGAGTTGCAAAAATTTGGCACTCGCCAGCCACTGCAACCTCTATTAGAAACAGTGTTCAATTATACACACTTTCATGTTTATCAACGTCTGCAAGATTTATCAGGGTTAGAAATTATTGGGGGTCAAGGTTTTGGTGAAAGTAACTTTACCTTAAGAGTAGAGTTTAATCGCAACCATATTACTGACCACATCCAACTTGACTTAGAATGCAAAATGGCAGAAATCAGCAGCACTCAATTAGCTGCCATTGGTAGCTGTTACAGCGAAACCTTGATAGCAATGGCCACACAGCCATTTAAGCGCCATGAAGAACAATGTTTGCTGACTGCCGCACAACAGCAGCAAATACTAGTAGAGTGGAATGAAACTGCGATCGCCTATCCTGAAAACTTGTGTATCCATCAACAATTTGAGGCGCAAGTTGTACGTAACCCCGATGCGATCGCCCTAGTATATGAAAATGAACAATTAACCTACCAAGAACTCAACCGACGAGCTAATTTACTAGCAAATCACTTACAGCGTCTCAGAGTTTGTGCGGATACGCTAGTAGCTCTTTATATCGAACGTTCTTTAGAAGCGATCGTGGGAATATTGGGAATCCTCAAAGCCGGAGGAGCTTATTTACCGCTTGACCCCACTTATCCTTCAGAGCATCTCGCCTTTATATTAGAAGATGCTCAAGTATCATTTTTGCTCACTCAATCCCAATTATTGCCAAAAATACCGAATTATATAGCACATACTCTCTGCTTAGATTCTGAATGGGATATTATCGCCAACAATAGTGATGACAACCCCGTTTGTAGAACAACAAGAGAAAATCTCGCCTATGTAATCTACACCTCCGGTTCCACAGGTAATCCCAAGGGAGTGTTAGTTACACACCAAAACTTAGTCCACTCCACCAACGCCCGTATAGCCTACTATCAAACACCAATTAGCAGCTTTTTATTAATTCCATCCTTCGCTTTTGATAGTTCTGTTGCCGTTATTTTTTGGACATTATGCCAAGGTGGTAAATTAATTTTAATTAAAGATGGTTGGCAACGAGATATTTGGCAGTTAGCGCAACTAATTGAGCAACATCAAATCACACATTGGTTGAGTGTACCTTCACTGTATAACTCCCTGTTAGCGCATATAGAAACCCAGCAATTAATATCGCTCCAAACTGTAATTGTAGCTGGAGAACCCTGTAGCATCGAGTTAGTTAAAAATCATCAAAAATTACTACAAAATACATATCTATTCAACGAATATGGCCCAACAGAAACCACCGTTTGGAGTAGTGTTTATAACTGTTCTCACCACGATTTAGACAACAATTCTATTCCTATTGGTCGTCCCATTGGCAATACCCAAATTTATATACTCAATTCTCATCTCCAACCAGTACCAATCGGAACACCTGGGGAAATTTACATCGGTGGTTTTGGCGTGAGTAAAGGATATCTCAACCGTCCAGAATTAACCACTGAAAAATTCATTCCCCACTCCTTTAGTAAACAACCAAACGCACGCCTATATAAAACCGGAGATCAAGCACGTTACCTCAGTAATGGCAACATTGAGTTTATCGGACGTATCGATCATCAAATTAAACTTAGAGGGTATCGTATTGAACTAGGGGAAATTGAAGCAGTATTACAACAGCACCCCCATGTTAAACAAGCAATAGTTATAGCGAGAAATAGCGACTCAGAAAATCAGCAGTTGGTAGCTTATATTGTCCCATCTCAACCACAAAATTCTTTGACGCAAGAACTACGCTCTTTCTTACAAACCAAACTACCAAATTACATGATTCCCTCAGTCATTCTGCAAATAGATACACTCCCACTAACCCCCAACGGTAAAATTGACCGCCAAAAGCTACCCGCACCAGAGCAATTACAACCCAACAACGAACTTTTAACTGAACTTCTCAAAAAACTCAATTCACTTTCAGAAGCCGAAGTAAAAACCCTCCTGTCTCAAAAAAATCATCAACCTAATTGAGTTTTCTTCGCGCCTCCGCGCCTCTGCGTGAATAAACCCTAACTATATATATAGGACTAGATTGGATTTCTGAGAAAAATATAGTACACCCCAAAAAATTCTTTTTCCTACTCTCTATTGCCCACTCCCTACTCCCAGTCTGTAAAGATAATTTCAAAAATCAAACTAAATTACTATATTGATATGAACGAAGATATTTTAAATCAGATTAATCAACTTTCCCCAGAAAAACGCCAACTTCTGGAAATGTTAATACAAGAAGAAGCGACAAAATTACAAACCAATTATGTCGCACCCCGCACAGCAGTTGAGGGAACATTAGCTAATATCTGGGCTGATGTCTTAAAACTCCAGCAAGTTGGTATTTATGACAATTTCATTGAAGTGGGTGGTGACTCAATTCAAAGTATTAAAATTGCTGCCAGAGCAATGAAATTAGGTATTAAATTCACCATCAATCAAATTTTTGACCATCCCACAATTGCCGAACTAGCAACAGTAGCAGATACAAGTTCATTTAATACAAAACAACAGCCTTTAACTACTACAGAAACAGCAAAATTTTCCGAAGCGGAATTGAGCCAAACAGAACTGAGTCAAATTCTCAAAAAGCATCAAAATTAAATATGGAAGCTGAAAATATTGTAGATATTTACACCCTTTCACCTACTCAGCAAGGCATACTATTTCACGTACTGTCTGCGCCTGATTCTGGTGTATATCTTAGCCAAACAACTTGTATTTTACAAGGTAATCTAAATTTATTAGCCTTTGAACAGGCTTGGCAAGAAGTTGTCAACCGACATTCTGCTTTGCGGACAGGTTTTGTATGGGAAGGACTAGAAAAGCCAGTTCAAATTGTTTACCGTGAGGTAAAACTAGAAATTGCCAAATACGATTGGTGTGAACTTGATATTGCAAATCAACACGCACGTCTAAAAGATTATTGTCTAGCTGATAAAATGCGCGGCTTTGACTTAGCTAAACCGCCACTCATTCGGTTAACTATTATTAAAATTGCTGCCGAAAGTTATCAATTAGTTTGGACTAGTCATCACTTAGTATTAGATGGCTGGTCTGGTGTGATTCTGCAAAAAGAAGTGTTTGCTTTTTATGAAGCTTTTTGTCATGGTAAACAACTTGACATAGCAGCCAGTCCGCCTTTTCGAGACTATATTACATGGTTGAAGCAACAAGATATTGCTCAAACTGAAACTTTTTGGCGACAAACTTTACAAGGTTTTACGACACCAACACCTTTGTATAAAAATATTAGGAATCAGATAAATCAGCCAACATCTTATCAGCATCAAGCAATTTATTTATCTGCAAGTGATACAGCATCAATAAATACTTTTGCTCGAAAATACCATTTGACTGCGAGTAATTTAGTATTAGGAGCATGGGCATTACTGCTTAGTTATTATAGCGGTAATCAAGATGTGCTGATGGGAAAAGTCATGTCGGGTCGCCCAGTTAGTATGACTGGAGTTGAATCTACAGTGGGAATTTTTGTGAATACTTTACCCGCAAGAGTGCAGGTATCTCCAGAAGATTCATTATTAACTTGGCTGCAAAATATCCAAAGTCAACAGATTCAATTACATGAATATGAATATACCCCACTCGTACAAATTCAAAGTTGGAGTGATGTACCGCCAAGTGTAGCTTTATTTGATAGTCTTTTGATTTTTCAAAATACTTTTCTAGATGTTTTACAGGCAGAAATTAGCAGCCTTACAATTAGCAAAATTCATACAGAAGACTCGACTAATTATCCCCTGAGTATTAATGTAATTCCAGGTGTGGAGTTATGTTTAAAAGCTAGTTATG
It contains:
- a CDS encoding condensation domain-containing protein; the encoded protein is MEAENIVDIYTLSPTQQGILFHVLSAPDSGVYLSQTTCILQGNLNLLAFEQAWQEVVNRHSALRTGFVWEGLEKPVQIVYREVKLEIAKYDWCELDIANQHARLKDYCLADKMRGFDLAKPPLIRLTIIKIAAESYQLVWTSHHLVLDGWSGVILQKEVFAFYEAFCHGKQLDIAASPPFRDYITWLKQQDIAQTETFWRQTLQGFTTPTPLYKNIRNQINQPTSYQHQAIYLSASDTASINTFARKYHLTASNLVLGAWALLLSYYSGNQDVLMGKVMSGRPVSMTGVESTVGIFVNTLPARVQVSPEDSLLTWLQNIQSQQIQLHEYEYTPLVQIQSWSDVPPSVALFDSLLIFQNTFLDVLQAEISSLTISKIHTEDSTNYPLSINVIPGVELCLKASYDVRCFRKNKINRILENLRYLLVNMVNAPILKLNELIDKIQDNEKNQKNQELQERQTNNFQKLATIKPQIFRLSFGSLVKVNYLLSDKTIPLVIQPVGDNIDLVAWSQNNLDFIEQKLLKHGAILFRNFEISSTSVFEKFMRVISPELLEYRERSTPRTDLGGNIYTSTEYPAHEHIALHNEFSYAYTWPLKICFYCAETAVYGGETPIADCRQFLAKINPRIKDKFIEKQVMYVRNYGNGIDLSWQEAFQTNDKSVVEDYCRQAPMEFEWIDENRLRTRQIRPSVAIHPKTQEMVWFNQAHLFHISNLDLEVREALLELFKESDIPRNTYYGDGSPIENSVLDEIREVYQQVSVKFPWQQGDVLLLDNMLVAHGRNPFVGKRKILVAMGEAFTQEH
- a CDS encoding phosphopantetheine-binding protein encodes the protein MNEDILNQINQLSPEKRQLLEMLIQEEATKLQTNYVAPRTAVEGTLANIWADVLKLQQVGIYDNFIEVGGDSIQSIKIAARAMKLGIKFTINQIFDHPTIAELATVADTSSFNTKQQPLTTTETAKFSEAELSQTELSQILKKHQN
- a CDS encoding non-ribosomal peptide synthetase, with amino-acid sequence MDNNLSEKSVEFLSLLEIIRWRSQKQPEQQAYCFLLDGEVEVQSLTYGELDTQAQSIAGLLQACGVKKGERILLLYPPGLEFITAFFGCLYAGAMAIPAYPPRPNQSLSRLSAIATDADSTVALTTTTVLSHLQQHPTFKTLRLLTTDNMMVDDWSNSWQQPSIDRDTLAFLQYTSGSTGTPKGVMVSHGNLLHNELLIKQAMQHTTETIFVGWLPLFHDMGLVGNMLQPLYLGISCILMSPVAFLQKPVRWLQAISQYRATTSGGPNFAYDLCVRKITAEQRANLDLSSWEVAFNGAEPIRAETLEKFAVTFAECGFRREAFYPCYGMAETTLIVSGGCKTTPPILQSVQSEALAQNQIVPAKAGEIGTQTLVGCGQPLEDLKIAIVDPQTLTTCSDRQVGEIWVAGASVAQGYWHQPEQTESTFKAYTKDTKEGPFLRTGDLGFLQNGELFITGRLKDLIVIRGRNYYPQDIENTVQQSHPSLELHGGAAFSVDVDGEERLVIAQEVKRSHLRKMDVDEVIATIRAAVAVNHELQLYGVLLLKPGSILRTSSGKIQRYACRAKFLAGSWETITSRILEGETGVSVADEIISEQPQLISYLQQQVAQILKIEQLHIQPQQPLSTCGIDSLMAIELQHTIETKFGVVLAVTDFLADVSINQLATAILDKLSSHSIDEPVQKSHSSEYPLTYGQQALYFLQQLAPENSAYNIARAARIHGELNIAAFHRAWQILVARHPALRTSFTTIDGQPRQRVCQQVEVCWQQQDATTWDETYLSDRLLEIAYRPFNLEQDPLMRVSLFARSPQEHILLLVVHHIIADFWSLTILVDELGKLYQAEISNTPLTLPPRPWQYADYVSTIAKTIASSQGEKLQAYWEQQLAGELPVMNVPTDRMRPPVQTYRGDSVSWQLSQELTNKLQNFSQQHQATLYMTMLAVFQVLLYRYTGQKDLLVGSPTTGRSRADFASLVGYFVNPVVLRANFADNPTFEQFLQQVRSLVLDALTYQDYPFARLVEQLQPTRDPSRSPIFQVMFVFQKAHLLNNEGLGGFALGEGGARLKLGELELESFALSKRIAQFDLTLAIAQVNGVLSTSWEYNADLFDAATITRMAGHFQTLLESIIVDPSQPVGMLPILTQQEQQQLLLEWNATQKDYDSICLHQQFVTQVEKTPDAVAVVFEQEEITYKQLNQQANQLAHYLQGLGVKPEVLVGVYLERSPQMVVSILAILKAGGAYLPLDPSYPRERLAFMLQDAQVGVLLTQEKFLAILPEHQATVVCLDKDNEVWASESIVNPVSEVTTHNLAYVIYTSGSTGRPKGVMNTHRGICNRLTWMQEAYQLTIVDRVLQKTPFSFDVSIWEFFWPLTTGACLVMARPGGHQDSAYLVKLIQEQQITTIHFVPSMLQVFLAEPSVEACKCLRRVICSGEILPVQLQEQFFRRLDAELHNLYGPTEAAIDVTFWNCNRHSSKNIVPIGRAIANTQIYILDKHLQPVPIGVPGELHIGGVGVARGYLNQPELTAEKFIVNPFSSDSNNRLYKTGDLARYHTDGSIEYLGRLDDQVKLRGFRIELTEIESVLTQHPSVREAVVVMRETSAVKRQVVLNPPENNSEITDLRNFLKGELTEELLVESTTKQLIAYCVCRHQPAPNTTELRRFLGEKLPDYMIPAAFIMLDALPVTPNGKLDKKSLPHPSQDRPNLEKAFVPPHTLHEKTLAQIWSEVLGIEQVGIHDNFFELGGDSIRSIQVVAKAQERGLKFSVAQVFQHQTIYKLLTAISLNQPNILLTEKTATFSLISADERDKLPNDIEDAYPLTRVQTGIIFHSQYNLESLMYHDIFQYYIRVYFDLDLLQIAIQKLVIRHPILRTSFDLINFDEPLQLVHQSAYIPVVVEDLRSLLPAAQTQAIASWIEIEKHQRFDLSCPPLMRLYIHRLTDETFCLTLSWHNSILDGWSNASLLTELLQRYHALLNGEENQIESPPTISYRDFVAVESQILQSPEYQNYWQQKLQGLVIKQIPRWDKTNSTKNVQVGVLDVPISPQVSHGLKQLARLAEVPLKNVLLAAHLKVMSLLIGDEDVLTGLESNSRLEEADGEKTLGTFINTIPLRLQLKAGTWIDLVQQAFAAEQELLPYRHYPYSELQKFGTRQPLQPLLETVFNYTHFHVYQRLQDLSGLEIIGGQGFGESNFTLRVEFNRNHITDHIQLDLECKMAEISSTQLAAIGSCYSETLIAMATQPFKRHEEQCLLTAAQQQQILVEWNETAIAYPENLCIHQQFEAQVVRNPDAIALVYENEQLTYQELNRRANLLANHLQRLRVCADTLVALYIERSLEAIVGILGILKAGGAYLPLDPTYPSEHLAFILEDAQVSFLLTQSQLLPKIPNYIAHTLCLDSEWDIIANNSDDNPVCRTTRENLAYVIYTSGSTGNPKGVLVTHQNLVHSTNARIAYYQTPISSFLLIPSFAFDSSVAVIFWTLCQGGKLILIKDGWQRDIWQLAQLIEQHQITHWLSVPSLYNSLLAHIETQQLISLQTVIVAGEPCSIELVKNHQKLLQNTYLFNEYGPTETTVWSSVYNCSHHDLDNNSIPIGRPIGNTQIYILNSHLQPVPIGTPGEIYIGGFGVSKGYLNRPELTTEKFIPHSFSKQPNARLYKTGDQARYLSNGNIEFIGRIDHQIKLRGYRIELGEIEAVLQQHPHVKQAIVIARNSDSENQQLVAYIVPSQPQNSLTQELRSFLQTKLPNYMIPSVILQIDTLPLTPNGKIDRQKLPAPEQLQPNNELLTELLKKLNSLSEAEVKTLLSQKNHQPN